One Huiozyma naganishii CBS 8797 chromosome 4, complete genome genomic region harbors:
- the ERP2 gene encoding Erp2p (similar to Saccharomyces cerevisiae ERP4 (YOR016C) and ERP2 (YAL007C); ancestral locus Anc_7.108), with protein MLLLSIVSFLFALNVTSAASSNYAPFAINLPAFSKECLYHELLSDDDSLVVGYQVLTGGNFEVDFTINSPDGTEIVNEKQKKYSDFVLKSFGVGEYKFCFANSYGTALKKVEVTLELEETLNHENDNAEDIFANNAIAEIDRNLNKVTKVLNYLRAREWRNMSTVTSTESRLKWLSLLVMLIMVGISVLQAIIIQLFFKNRQKNYV; from the coding sequence atgctgctgctgtcaATTGTTTCGTTTCTGTTTGCGCTGAATGTGACGAGTGCTGCGTCCTCGAACTACGCACCGTTTGCCATCAACCTCCCCGCTTTCTCGAAGGAGTGTTTGTACCACGAATTGCTGTCCGATGACGACTCGCTCGTCGTTGGGTACCAAGTTCTCACCGGTGGGAACTTCGAGGTTGACTTCACGATCAACTCTCCAGACGGGACCGAGATTGTCAACgagaagcagaagaagtacTCGGACTTTGTGCTGAAGTCGTTTGGTGTTGGTGAGTACAAGTTTTGCTTTGCGAACTCGTACGGGACTGCGTTGAAGAAGGTTGAGGTGACCCTCGAGTTGGAGGAAACGCTGAACCACGAGAACGACAACGCGGAAGACATCTTCGCGAACAACGCGATCGCAGAGATCGACCGTAACCTTAACAAGGTCACGAAAGTGCTCAACTACCTCCGCGCGAGAGAGTGGAGGAACATGTCCACGGTGACGTCCACAGAGTCCCGCCTGAAGTGGCTCTCCCTCCTCGTCATGCTTATCATGGTCGGCATCAGCGTCTTGCAGGCCATCATCATCCagctgttcttcaagaaccGCCAGAAGAACTACGTCTAA